One window from the genome of Spiractinospora alimapuensis encodes:
- a CDS encoding succinate dehydrogenase/fumarate reductase iron-sulfur subunit, whose amino-acid sequence MKITLRVWRQKGPKDSGRMVEYRLDDVSSDMSFLEVLDVLNEKLTLEGEDPVAFDHDCREGICGACGVVINGTAHGPETTTTCQLHMRSFKDGDVIDVEPWRAKAFPVLKDLVVDRGAFDRIIEAGGYISAPTGTAPDAHAVPVPKADADSAFDAATCIGCGACVAACPNASGMLFTAAKVTHLGKLPQGQPERAARVVSMLNQHDEEDFGGCTNIGECAAVCPKGIPLETIATLNRDLLGSLGKGA is encoded by the coding sequence GTGAAGATCACCCTGCGCGTCTGGCGCCAGAAGGGTCCCAAGGACTCCGGACGCATGGTCGAGTACCGCCTGGACGACGTGTCCTCGGACATGTCCTTCCTCGAGGTGCTCGACGTCCTCAACGAGAAGCTCACCCTGGAGGGTGAGGACCCGGTCGCCTTCGACCACGACTGCCGCGAGGGCATCTGTGGCGCGTGCGGCGTCGTGATCAACGGGACCGCGCACGGCCCCGAGACCACGACCACGTGCCAGTTGCACATGCGCAGCTTCAAGGACGGCGACGTCATCGACGTGGAGCCGTGGCGGGCCAAGGCGTTCCCGGTGCTGAAGGACCTCGTGGTCGACCGCGGGGCCTTCGACCGCATCATCGAGGCCGGCGGTTACATCAGCGCCCCCACCGGAACGGCTCCCGACGCCCACGCGGTGCCGGTGCCCAAGGCCGACGCCGACTCCGCGTTCGACGCGGCGACCTGCATCGGCTGTGGCGCGTGTGTCGCCGCGTGCCCGAACGCCTCGGGGATGCTGTTCACCGCGGCCAAGGTCACCCACCTCGGCAAACTGCCTCAGGGGCAGCCCGAGCGCGCCGCCCGCGTCGTGTCGATGCTCAATCAGCACGACGAAGAGGACTTCGGCGGCTGCACGAACATCGGAGAGTGCGCCGCGGTGTGTCCCAAGGGCATCCCGCTGGAGACGATCGCCACGCTGAACCGTGACCTGCTGGGTTCCCTCGGCAAGGGCGCCTGA